The following are from one region of the Longimicrobium sp. genome:
- a CDS encoding SRPBCC domain-containing protein, with protein MKIGTKRLLVAGVVLAVAAGWVVAEGARLPVEHTAQRTVRLDAPPEAVWALIATPERFTEWRSGVRAASTLRSGGAWNGWREEGSFGPMAFTVIQSAPPRRLVARVTGGEDFGGTWSYVLEPAGSGTRLTIIEDGEVYSPVFRFVSRYVMGHHRTIDGYVADLRKALPARGANTAGT; from the coding sequence ATGAAGATCGGGACGAAACGGCTCCTGGTCGCGGGAGTGGTGCTGGCGGTCGCCGCGGGCTGGGTGGTGGCCGAGGGCGCGCGGCTGCCGGTGGAGCACACGGCCCAGCGCACGGTACGGCTCGACGCGCCGCCCGAGGCGGTGTGGGCGCTGATCGCCACGCCCGAGCGCTTCACCGAGTGGCGCAGCGGCGTGAGGGCGGCCAGCACGCTGCGCAGCGGCGGGGCGTGGAACGGGTGGCGTGAGGAGGGGAGCTTCGGGCCGATGGCGTTCACGGTGATCCAGTCGGCGCCGCCCCGGCGGCTGGTGGCGCGGGTGACGGGGGGCGAGGACTTCGGCGGGACGTGGTCGTACGTGCTGGAGCCGGCCGGGAGCGGCACGCGACTCACCATCATCGAGGACGGCGAGGTCTACAGCCCCGTCTTCCGCTTCGTCTCGCGCTACGTGATGGGCCACCACCGCACCATCGACGGCTACGTGGCCGACCTGCGCAAGGCGCTCCCCGCCCGCGGCGCGAACACGGCGGGGACGTGA
- a CDS encoding DinB family protein: MQADELAEQVVDTWRIHHRINLYLLDAVPDEALGDVAPSKGRSVGEVFAHVHNVRLMWLKEAGPDLLEGLEKVEKDAALDRAGLRRALEASAGAVERLLERALEAGRVKGFKPHPLAFLGYLVSHESHHRGQVAVALKANGHPLDRKTAYGLWEWGVR, encoded by the coding sequence ATGCAGGCGGACGAGCTGGCGGAGCAGGTGGTCGACACCTGGCGCATCCACCACCGCATCAACCTCTACCTCCTGGACGCCGTCCCCGACGAGGCGCTGGGCGACGTGGCGCCGAGCAAGGGGCGCAGCGTGGGCGAGGTGTTCGCGCACGTGCACAACGTACGGCTGATGTGGCTGAAGGAGGCCGGGCCGGACCTGCTGGAGGGGCTGGAGAAGGTGGAGAAGGACGCCGCGCTCGACCGGGCGGGCCTGCGCCGGGCGCTGGAGGCGTCGGCCGGCGCCGTCGAGCGGCTGCTGGAGCGCGCGCTGGAGGCGGGGCGGGTGAAGGGGTTCAAGCCGCACCCGCTGGCCTTCCTGGGCTACCTGGTCTCCCACGAGTCGCACCACCGCGGCCAGGTCGCCGTCGCGCTCAAGGCGAACGGGCACCCGCTGGACAGGAAGACGGCGTACGGCCTCTGGGAGTGGGGCGTGCGCTGA
- a CDS encoding M20/M25/M40 family metallo-hydrolase, giving the protein MPPISRRSSIAAACACGLLSVAPAAAQRVVVPDDARVRQALEHVARTEPQTVEEQIAICQIEAPPFKEARRAEDYRRRFAALGLQVRIDSVGNVIAERRGEPGEPVVVVSGHLDTVFPEGTDVTVRREGTILRGPGIGDDCRGLAVLLSVARALDQAQLRTRGTVLFVGTVGEEGPGNLRGVRHLFGRELKDRVDYFISVDGTGLTMTKDAVGSHRYRVTYKGPGGHSYGDFGMPNPMHALGRAIAKVADFQVPRSPRVTFSVGLVEGGTSVNSIAGEASFSVDMRSVDRAQLDSLDARFRAAVRQALDEENARWQSGVKLTVAIDTIGIRPAGTQPADAYIVRAAEEAGKRLGFTPPATASSTDANIPINLGIPALTIDGGGGGGGAHSLGEWFDTKDSHLGTQWALLLVLALAGVR; this is encoded by the coding sequence ATGCCACCGATCTCCAGACGCTCCTCCATCGCCGCGGCGTGCGCGTGCGGCCTCCTCTCCGTCGCCCCCGCCGCCGCCCAGCGCGTGGTGGTTCCGGACGACGCGCGGGTGCGGCAGGCGCTGGAGCACGTGGCGCGCACCGAGCCGCAGACCGTCGAGGAGCAGATCGCCATCTGCCAGATCGAGGCGCCGCCGTTCAAGGAGGCCCGCCGCGCCGAGGACTACCGCCGCCGCTTCGCCGCGCTGGGGCTGCAGGTGCGCATCGACTCGGTGGGGAACGTGATCGCCGAGCGCCGGGGGGAGCCGGGCGAGCCGGTGGTGGTCGTCTCCGGGCACCTGGACACCGTCTTCCCCGAGGGCACCGACGTCACCGTCCGCCGCGAGGGCACCATCCTGCGCGGCCCCGGCATCGGCGACGACTGCCGCGGGCTGGCGGTGCTGCTCTCCGTGGCCCGCGCGCTCGACCAGGCGCAGCTGCGCACGCGCGGCACCGTGCTCTTCGTGGGCACCGTGGGCGAGGAGGGCCCGGGGAACCTGCGCGGCGTGCGCCACCTGTTCGGGCGCGAGCTGAAGGATCGCGTCGACTACTTCATCTCGGTGGACGGGACGGGGCTCACGATGACGAAGGACGCCGTCGGGAGCCACCGCTACCGCGTCACCTACAAGGGGCCGGGCGGGCACAGCTACGGCGACTTCGGGATGCCGAACCCGATGCACGCGCTCGGCCGCGCCATCGCGAAGGTGGCCGACTTCCAGGTGCCGCGGAGCCCGCGCGTGACCTTCAGCGTGGGGCTGGTGGAGGGCGGCACCTCGGTGAACTCCATCGCCGGCGAGGCGAGCTTCTCGGTGGACATGCGCTCGGTGGACCGCGCGCAACTCGACTCGCTGGACGCCCGGTTCCGCGCCGCGGTGCGGCAGGCGCTGGACGAGGAGAACGCGCGCTGGCAGAGCGGCGTGAAGCTCACCGTCGCCATCGACACCATCGGCATCCGCCCGGCGGGGACGCAGCCCGCGGACGCCTACATCGTGCGCGCGGCGGAGGAGGCCGGGAAGCGGCTCGGCTTCACCCCGCCCGCCACCGCCTCCAGCACCGACGCCAACATCCCCATCAACCTGGGCATCCCGGCGCTCACCATCGACGGCGGCGGGGGCGGCGGCGGGGCGCACTCGCTCGGGGAGTGGTTCGACACCAAGGACAGCCACCTGGGCACGCAGTGGGCGCTGCTGCTCGTGCTCGCCCTGGCCGGGGTGCGCTGA
- a CDS encoding P-loop NTPase fold protein — protein MDNPDSVLLSRITGLLYPPGSTAPLDAMACLVHPLVAVVPRVAMNEKGPPGTDFLFHFVAAESDWHVPATYVASDAWLAAFLLATASPEPLAILLDLLSQRPPPPGSTINLLARDDSAAGLVPLSARYDGVTAHGLEGLDGRLRLTIQEPSSNAYLLGAPLVYGGKLIGIADTLAQSSGSKGELLYALPAELIRKSHAVAEAVSRVERTPVAGSSGGSYEAPGRVEGSAVQGEMETANVGEAPETIAVRRKAPAAAKKAPKKKPTARSRARGEAATPRIDQAAFLRRLSQGARHVLSHADGMRQAQGLDALHVEHLVGGIASMDGGVAQRMLGALELNRDGLRELLGKAARHEQPFPAPGGYAPSVLSDLPPSSAHAGYAFASAVAAADAEKSERIDVRHLLAGALGVEMCGVVDALRERGLTPEHVGARVPALRLFREPVGGTRYHADDPEGEDALGIEREVKALAAVLARKDTPLPLSLGLFGDWGSGKSFFMHALEDEIAALADEARGDPASPHHSGIVQLWFNAWHYIDTNLWASLAAAIFQGLAAELDRGEGDRRKREELKGRILAQTTHLEQVRADAQERRRRLDRDLRDEQARLERLEAEERTVQRSLTAGELLRASWRAVATHPTVESAVKEASEKLGIPQAKLAVADARAQVLEWGRVRRSAWGLGQALAERSRGRRAAILAGLVLGLAGLFLIFDLEVVPEVGNWLDRLPGIGSLAAGIAALAAGLATGTAALAPVLKAVRQAVGVLEKAKEENRARVAAEREERKKALLEHQERINHDKAEAEQQIDAATRELRELERQLAALHPERRMQDFVSERHASTDYTQHLGVIARARRDFEMLTERLDEVLEEERKAAEEAGEPAGARRAAISRIVLYIDDLDRCPEDKVVDVLQAVHLLLAFKLFVVVVGVDSRWLLHSLKQHSAVFRGRRAGADGEEGDELSVDERVHWQSTPLNYLEKIFQVPFTLRPMAETGFHELIESLANPEQVDGDRHKRELRERLRAASAELRRARADPQAAAAAQAREQATQQAVERGLGKIAVPGEAQEQQSENLLDRLDRILLQVEAEQPAAATREPERQQRATEAARLEIGAAEREFMKRTYRLIPTPRAAKRFLNVYRLVRGGLDADQLEALVGSPEAGEYRAVLLLLAMLTGYPAEATVVLRDLVETEPDDTWWHYLERLEQRRREAAEANDDAADPFAGLEGVEESRWADMLRKLEAVRPYLPAGQSCEDFVKWAPEIARYSFYSGRVLFGREPGDASSRPSRPSAPPGSAPPAEAAEAVQVAVGPPPAASPA, from the coding sequence ATGGACAATCCCGATTCCGTCCTCCTGAGCCGCATCACCGGCCTGCTGTACCCCCCGGGCTCGACCGCTCCGCTCGATGCCATGGCGTGCCTGGTGCACCCGCTCGTGGCGGTGGTGCCGCGCGTCGCGATGAATGAGAAGGGGCCGCCAGGCACCGACTTCCTGTTCCACTTCGTCGCCGCGGAGTCGGACTGGCACGTCCCTGCCACGTATGTTGCCTCGGACGCGTGGCTCGCCGCGTTTCTGCTCGCGACTGCGTCTCCCGAGCCACTCGCCATCCTCCTCGACCTGCTGTCTCAGCGTCCACCCCCGCCGGGGTCGACCATCAATCTGCTGGCGCGCGACGACTCGGCGGCGGGGCTGGTGCCGCTCTCCGCGCGGTATGACGGAGTCACGGCTCACGGATTGGAAGGATTGGACGGACGGTTGAGGTTGACGATCCAGGAGCCGTCCTCGAACGCGTATCTGCTCGGCGCGCCTCTCGTCTACGGCGGAAAACTGATCGGCATCGCCGATACGCTCGCGCAGTCTTCGGGATCGAAGGGGGAGCTGCTGTACGCCCTCCCGGCCGAGCTGATCCGGAAGAGCCACGCCGTGGCGGAAGCGGTCAGCCGGGTGGAGAGAACCCCGGTCGCGGGCTCGTCCGGAGGCTCGTACGAGGCGCCCGGCCGAGTGGAGGGTTCCGCGGTCCAGGGCGAGATGGAGACCGCGAACGTGGGCGAGGCGCCGGAAACCATCGCCGTCCGGCGCAAGGCGCCCGCAGCGGCGAAGAAGGCGCCGAAGAAGAAGCCCACCGCACGCTCTCGCGCCCGCGGCGAGGCCGCCACTCCGCGGATCGACCAGGCCGCGTTCCTCCGCCGGCTCTCGCAGGGCGCGCGGCACGTGCTGTCGCACGCGGACGGGATGCGCCAGGCGCAGGGGCTCGACGCGCTGCACGTGGAGCACCTGGTCGGGGGAATCGCCTCGATGGACGGGGGTGTCGCGCAGCGCATGCTGGGCGCGCTCGAGCTGAACCGCGACGGCCTGCGGGAGCTGCTGGGGAAGGCCGCGCGGCACGAGCAGCCTTTCCCCGCGCCCGGCGGCTACGCGCCCTCCGTCCTGTCGGACCTTCCACCGTCCTCGGCGCACGCGGGGTATGCGTTCGCGTCGGCGGTGGCGGCGGCCGACGCGGAGAAGTCGGAGCGGATCGACGTGCGGCACCTGCTGGCGGGCGCGCTCGGCGTGGAGATGTGCGGCGTCGTCGATGCGCTGCGCGAGCGCGGGCTCACGCCCGAGCACGTGGGCGCGCGCGTCCCCGCGCTGCGGCTCTTCCGCGAGCCCGTGGGCGGCACCCGCTACCACGCCGACGACCCCGAGGGCGAGGACGCGCTGGGGATCGAGCGCGAGGTGAAGGCCCTGGCCGCGGTGCTGGCCCGCAAGGACACGCCGCTCCCCCTGTCGCTGGGGCTGTTCGGCGACTGGGGGAGCGGCAAGAGCTTCTTCATGCACGCGCTGGAGGACGAGATCGCCGCGCTGGCGGACGAGGCGCGCGGCGACCCCGCCAGCCCCCACCACTCGGGCATCGTCCAGCTCTGGTTCAACGCCTGGCACTACATCGACACCAACCTGTGGGCCAGCCTGGCCGCGGCCATCTTCCAGGGACTGGCCGCCGAGCTGGACCGGGGCGAGGGCGACCGGCGGAAGCGCGAGGAGCTGAAGGGCCGCATCCTGGCGCAGACCACGCACCTGGAGCAGGTGCGCGCCGACGCGCAGGAGCGGCGGCGCCGCCTGGACCGCGACCTCCGCGACGAGCAGGCCCGGCTGGAGCGGCTGGAGGCCGAGGAGCGCACCGTCCAGCGCAGCCTCACGGCCGGCGAGCTGCTGCGGGCCTCCTGGCGCGCCGTGGCCACCCACCCCACGGTGGAGAGCGCCGTCAAGGAGGCCAGCGAGAAGCTCGGCATCCCCCAGGCGAAGCTGGCCGTGGCCGACGCGCGGGCGCAGGTGCTGGAGTGGGGGCGCGTCCGCCGGTCGGCGTGGGGGCTCGGTCAGGCGCTCGCCGAGCGGAGCCGCGGCCGCCGCGCTGCGATTCTGGCGGGCCTGGTGCTGGGGCTCGCCGGCCTGTTCCTGATCTTCGACCTGGAAGTGGTTCCGGAGGTCGGAAACTGGCTGGACCGCCTGCCCGGGATCGGCTCGCTGGCGGCGGGGATCGCCGCGCTGGCCGCGGGGCTTGCGACCGGGACGGCGGCGCTGGCGCCGGTGCTGAAGGCGGTGCGGCAGGCGGTCGGGGTGCTGGAGAAGGCGAAGGAGGAGAACCGGGCGCGGGTGGCGGCCGAGCGCGAGGAGCGGAAGAAGGCGCTGCTGGAGCACCAGGAGCGCATCAACCACGACAAGGCCGAGGCCGAGCAGCAGATCGACGCCGCCACGCGCGAGCTGCGGGAGCTGGAGCGGCAGCTGGCCGCGCTGCACCCCGAGCGCCGCATGCAGGACTTCGTCTCGGAGCGCCACGCCAGCACCGACTACACGCAGCACCTGGGCGTGATCGCCCGCGCCCGGCGCGACTTCGAGATGCTCACCGAGCGGCTGGACGAGGTGCTGGAGGAGGAGCGGAAGGCGGCGGAGGAAGCCGGGGAGCCGGCCGGGGCGCGCCGGGCCGCCATCAGCCGCATCGTGCTGTACATCGACGACCTGGACCGCTGCCCCGAAGACAAGGTGGTGGACGTGCTCCAGGCCGTGCACCTGCTGCTGGCCTTCAAGCTGTTCGTGGTGGTGGTGGGCGTGGACTCGCGCTGGCTGCTGCACTCGCTCAAGCAGCACTCGGCGGTGTTCCGCGGCCGCCGCGCCGGGGCGGACGGCGAGGAGGGCGACGAGCTCAGCGTGGACGAGCGGGTGCACTGGCAGTCCACCCCGCTCAACTACCTGGAGAAGATCTTCCAGGTCCCCTTCACCCTGCGCCCGATGGCCGAGACCGGCTTCCACGAGCTGATCGAGAGCCTGGCGAACCCGGAGCAGGTAGACGGCGACCGGCACAAGCGTGAGCTACGGGAGCGCCTCCGGGCGGCGTCCGCGGAGCTCCGGCGGGCAAGGGCCGACCCGCAGGCGGCCGCGGCCGCGCAGGCCCGCGAGCAGGCGACCCAACAGGCCGTCGAACGGGGCCTTGGGAAAATCGCTGTTCCCGGCGAGGCTCAGGAGCAGCAATCGGAGAACCTGTTAGACCGGCTGGACCGCATCCTACTGCAGGTGGAAGCCGAGCAACCGGCCGCCGCTACGCGCGAACCGGAGCGACAGCAGCGCGCAACCGAAGCGGCGCGGCTGGAGATCGGCGCGGCGGAGCGCGAGTTCATGAAGCGGACGTACCGGCTGATCCCCACGCCGCGGGCGGCCAAGCGCTTCCTGAACGTCTACCGCCTGGTGCGCGGGGGGCTCGACGCGGACCAGCTCGAGGCGCTCGTCGGCAGTCCCGAGGCGGGCGAGTACCGGGCCGTGCTGCTGCTCCTGGCCATGCTCACCGGCTACCCGGCCGAGGCCACGGTGGTGCTGCGCGACCTGGTGGAGACCGAGCCCGACGACACCTGGTGGCACTACCTGGAGCGGCTGGAGCAGCGCCGCCGCGAGGCCGCGGAGGCGAACGACGACGCGGCGGACCCGTTCGCGGGGCTGGAGGGCGTCGAGGAGAGTCGCTGGGCCGACATGCTGCGGAAGCTGGAGGCCGTGCGCCCGTACCTCCCCGCCGGCCAGTCGTGCGAAGACTTCGTGAAGTGGGCGCCGGAGATCGCGCGCTACTCCTTCTACTCGGGCCGCGTGCTCTTCGGCCGCGAGCCGGGCGACGCGTCTTCCCGCCCCTCCCGGCCGTCCGCGCCGCCCGGCTCCGCTCCCCCCGCCGAAGCCGCGGAGGCAGTGCAGGTAGCCGTGGGGCCGCCGCCCGCCGCCTCACCCGCGTGA
- a CDS encoding non-heme iron oxygenase ferredoxin subunit, with the protein MPEHEVTRVTAVPEGEARGFTVGGEEIVLCNVEGEIYALHGICTHEELPLDGGEVEDGVLTCEWHGAQYDVRTGEVCALPATRPIKTFETRVDDEGRVFVTIG; encoded by the coding sequence ATGCCCGAACACGAAGTCACGCGCGTCACCGCCGTCCCCGAGGGGGAGGCGCGGGGGTTCACGGTGGGCGGGGAGGAGATCGTCCTCTGCAACGTGGAAGGCGAGATCTACGCGCTGCACGGGATCTGCACGCACGAGGAGCTGCCGCTGGACGGCGGCGAGGTGGAGGACGGCGTGCTCACCTGCGAGTGGCACGGCGCCCAGTACGACGTCCGCACCGGCGAGGTCTGCGCCCTACCCGCCACACGCCCGATCAAGACCTTCGAGACGCGCGTCGACGACGAGGGCCGCGTCTTCGTTACGATCGGCTGA
- a CDS encoding alpha/beta fold hydrolase translates to MRRYGLVATFLLTSFLLSCRDNQLLHPNAISTSISIQPDSVIVVRGADVQLQVTLTDRQGRAMPNAAINWRSADTTVATVSPLGVLRGVAFGRTRVTASVGTLRTEIPVIVLYPARDSALVTATDSASVAVGNGTIVTVAAGAFPTGTLLTLEQEATAPDTSDGPPLGPTFRLRVSIPSTASASLRAERRPNLSTIANAFQISTILNTTAKLSTDVVSLVIRPAADVTTKTILNAVDVAEKTGEFVNARFAVPFSSIIEGATGVVYDLEFSPVHATANCDSQPSTWAFYNVLGSSTVPNTDKIPLVLIHGFQVDKRSCQAVQNFHPEEDTWAPFIQAFKTSDLANRYELWVYRYPTFYSIENSAARLSTFINSKLPNRETVLIGHSMGGLVGAYYVGVTQSNRVHQLITLATPFRGSPAAVRNLTSFPSFDAMQECMGTQYLLGAISAFDIVAGNFFIGTEGGRELNPNSAFYTEQLDRVSARFTPKLWSLHGTTSWSNVLSGSGDALLMFFGCYILEKTGEENDGLVTISSAEHYGPAALPNWERHDHYQMAGASDVIDSVLRHLSLLSREVPAKPKSLSVAAGDNQIARPGQQLPIPIAVQVSDVAGVPVPGVTVQFQVTSGGGSLAASAAGVTDTSGIAWATWTLGLTPGPQTATASVAGLLGSPVTFNATASEVVTPTIRAQVSAGNDHACAITSAGQAYCWGSNVIGSLGNDNATDGSTPSRVSGNYTFASISAGGDGAGSGQYEHSCGVTTGGTGLCWGSSTWGELGTTVSTCGFQKQGACVPVPVEGNLEFSAIAAGNLHTCGLTRDGAAYCWGYGGFGALGTGSTVFTAFTPQAVVGGLTFKSIDAARHWTCALTPAGAAYCWGGTGGGLGSLTPGQGCNGTCVPQPTLVAGGHTFKAITVGGSFSCGVTTDGDAYCWGGNTWGQLGDGTTTDSPLPVRVTGGLKFTAIDAGAEHVCAITAAGAAYCWGAGLAGNLGNGGMVESHVPVPVSGGFRFVQISAGTGFTCGTTTDAKIYCWGWDSSGKLGNGSAGSSTIPVFVLDGSVGANARASRRATGR, encoded by the coding sequence ATGCGCCGATATGGCCTGGTCGCGACATTCCTTCTCACCTCATTTCTCCTCTCCTGTCGCGACAACCAGCTCCTGCACCCAAACGCGATTTCCACATCGATCTCAATCCAACCTGATAGTGTCATCGTGGTCCGAGGTGCCGACGTGCAGTTGCAGGTCACCCTGACCGACCGTCAGGGTCGTGCAATGCCCAACGCCGCCATCAACTGGCGCTCGGCCGACACCACTGTCGCGACGGTCAGCCCTCTGGGGGTCCTGCGCGGGGTAGCGTTTGGTAGAACCCGCGTCACCGCATCTGTAGGTACGCTACGGACGGAAATTCCTGTAATCGTCCTCTATCCGGCTCGAGACTCGGCTCTCGTGACCGCGACCGATTCTGCATCGGTCGCGGTAGGGAACGGCACCATCGTAACCGTAGCAGCCGGGGCGTTCCCGACCGGTACCCTGCTGACACTCGAGCAGGAGGCCACCGCTCCCGATACATCTGACGGTCCGCCGCTCGGGCCGACGTTCCGTCTTCGCGTCTCGATCCCGTCAACCGCGTCGGCCTCGCTCCGCGCCGAGAGGCGTCCGAACCTGTCCACGATCGCTAACGCATTCCAGATTTCTACCATCCTGAATACCACGGCCAAGCTTTCTACGGACGTGGTGTCGCTTGTCATTCGTCCAGCGGCGGACGTCACGACGAAGACCATACTCAATGCCGTGGACGTGGCTGAGAAAACGGGAGAGTTTGTGAATGCTCGGTTTGCAGTACCATTTTCGAGCATCATCGAAGGTGCGACAGGAGTCGTTTACGATCTCGAGTTTTCCCCTGTTCATGCGACCGCGAATTGTGACTCCCAGCCATCAACCTGGGCATTTTACAATGTGCTGGGTTCGAGCACAGTTCCTAATACCGATAAGATCCCGCTTGTGCTTATCCACGGATTCCAAGTGGACAAACGCTCGTGCCAGGCCGTTCAGAACTTTCACCCCGAGGAGGATACCTGGGCGCCGTTCATCCAGGCGTTCAAAACGAGCGACCTTGCGAATCGGTACGAACTCTGGGTGTATCGGTATCCGACCTTTTACTCGATCGAGAACTCGGCCGCGAGATTATCGACATTCATCAACAGCAAGTTACCCAACCGGGAGACTGTGCTCATTGGACATAGTATGGGCGGACTGGTTGGCGCCTATTACGTCGGCGTGACGCAGAGTAATCGCGTCCATCAATTGATTACGCTGGCAACACCGTTCCGTGGAAGTCCGGCGGCAGTACGGAACTTGACGAGTTTTCCATCGTTTGATGCTATGCAAGAATGCATGGGCACTCAGTACCTGCTCGGAGCAATTAGTGCATTTGATATAGTCGCGGGAAATTTCTTCATTGGCACAGAAGGCGGTCGTGAATTGAATCCGAACTCAGCCTTCTACACGGAGCAACTGGACCGTGTGAGTGCGCGATTTACACCGAAGCTCTGGTCGCTTCACGGAACCACCTCTTGGAGCAATGTATTGAGTGGATCTGGCGATGCACTCCTTATGTTTTTCGGATGCTACATTCTTGAAAAAACCGGTGAGGAGAACGATGGCCTGGTCACGATCAGCAGCGCTGAGCACTACGGACCGGCCGCCCTCCCGAACTGGGAGAGACACGACCACTACCAGATGGCCGGCGCAAGCGATGTAATCGACAGCGTGCTCCGGCATCTCTCGCTTCTCTCCAGGGAAGTTCCAGCAAAGCCGAAGAGTCTTTCGGTTGCCGCCGGCGACAACCAGATTGCCCGCCCCGGCCAGCAGCTTCCCATCCCAATCGCCGTGCAGGTCTCGGATGTTGCGGGGGTGCCTGTTCCGGGGGTCACGGTACAGTTCCAGGTGACTTCGGGTGGCGGCTCGCTCGCGGCGAGTGCCGCTGGGGTGACCGATACATCCGGCATCGCCTGGGCCACGTGGACGCTGGGCCTAACTCCGGGGCCACAGACTGCAACGGCATCTGTGGCCGGCCTTCTCGGCTCCCCCGTGACGTTCAATGCGACGGCCAGCGAGGTCGTCACGCCCACCATTCGTGCCCAGGTAAGCGCCGGGAATGACCATGCCTGTGCGATTACCAGCGCGGGACAGGCATACTGCTGGGGTAGCAACGTGATCGGCAGCCTCGGCAATGACAACGCAACGGATGGCTCGACGCCGAGCAGGGTTTCGGGCAATTATACCTTCGCGTCGATTTCTGCCGGCGGGGATGGCGCCGGCTCGGGGCAGTACGAACATTCGTGTGGAGTGACGACCGGCGGTACCGGACTGTGCTGGGGCAGTTCCACCTGGGGCGAGCTTGGCACCACGGTCTCCACCTGCGGATTCCAGAAGCAAGGTGCCTGCGTTCCCGTTCCCGTGGAAGGGAATCTCGAATTCAGCGCGATCGCCGCCGGGAACCTGCACACCTGCGGCTTAACTCGTGATGGTGCGGCGTACTGCTGGGGCTACGGCGGATTCGGTGCGCTGGGCACGGGGAGCACGGTTTTCACTGCGTTCACTCCACAGGCAGTCGTCGGGGGACTCACGTTCAAGTCGATCGATGCAGCCCGACACTGGACGTGTGCCCTGACACCTGCCGGTGCGGCCTACTGCTGGGGTGGCACGGGTGGGGGGCTGGGGAGCCTGACCCCGGGACAGGGTTGCAACGGTACCTGCGTTCCTCAGCCAACGCTGGTCGCGGGCGGACACACGTTCAAGGCAATCACCGTCGGCGGAAGCTTCTCCTGCGGAGTCACTACGGATGGAGACGCTTACTGCTGGGGAGGAAATACCTGGGGTCAGCTCGGTGACGGAACCACGACCGATTCCCCGCTCCCCGTCCGGGTGACCGGCGGACTGAAGTTCACCGCGATCGACGCCGGGGCCGAGCACGTCTGCGCAATCACTGCCGCGGGCGCTGCTTACTGCTGGGGCGCGGGACTCGCCGGCAACCTGGGCAATGGCGGTATGGTGGAGAGCCACGTTCCGGTTCCGGTCAGTGGTGGTTTCAGGTTCGTCCAGATCAGCGCGGGGACGGGTTTCACGTGCGGCACAACCACGGACGCCAAGATCTACTGTTGGGGGTGGGACAGTTCCGGCAAGCTCGGCAATG